The Lasioglossum baleicum chromosome 12, iyLasBale1, whole genome shotgun sequence genome includes a region encoding these proteins:
- the Ino80 gene encoding chromatin-remodeling ATPase INO80 isoform X2 → MTDRARTMRLEAEMAAPLHLQRLERSLNVQPFLRQINELFQDPASEDEKSVSSESSEGSDNYLDNVLIRKEEERINKLRLYNMSSVGEERRWLQDILLSDSSDSSASGSDTDTPITEEDFQDMLKFHILRKKYQGRFYQKPENIQYQYYSAGLLSNYDRFLEHQKLIVGNKKKKEKKPEKKVMKIKKEKVPRHRPSNDYPDGEYPEDEWDRTMPREEELDEAELEAIMRHQPRQRGRKKHNNKSPEVMAMRRRKIWVMMSKKELGKVQRAKTNNHKEMLISCKKVAQHCMKYWRQKAMQSQKNMKETIWRAKRLTREMQSYWKRYDRVERETRRRLEKEAEEQRKMDVELIEAKRQQRKLNFLITQTELYAHFMSRKLGKASPEEQLRILNQLDEEKNPRLLGIDDYDSEIMKQKAKRNATEAFDNEKARAKQFDTATASQELRLSDTPETLEHPQPSIFKGNLKGYQLKGMNWLANLYDQGISGILADEMGLGKTVQSIAFLCHVAERYLWGPFLIISPASTLHNWQQEMARFVPMFKVVPYWGNPQERKILRQFWDTKDLHTKEASFHVVITSYQLVITDYKYFNRIKWQYMILDEAQAIKSTSSMRWKLLLGFSCRNRLLLSGTPIQNSMAELWALLHFIMPTLFDSHDEFNEWFSKDIESHAENKTGIDEKHLSRLHMILKPFMLRRIKKDVENELSDKIEVMVYCPLTTRQKLLYSALKKKIRIEDLLHYTVGGGDTATNDKNFTSNLMNLVMQFRKVCNHPELFERRDARSPFFMHTEFFEMPALLYIEGLLHLSLPSKDHLLYNKLFIFATEHLHRTLHDGSESSQNPFSFSRFINLTPMEMNKVFIIGILFRLCLATLTEKRIKIARYWEDWNVDERIDVPRNQMFLLPRKTDASSQALQDLIFTGRIIEGEPVYTHSTHVIHSMPETVAHRILRSSKKSANQSMKRILPSTKVELEDSKVTLLPEHLHLPRPPIMRLCQQTTIPSFICDTYPKVQASPRKLYVSNSGAACAWRRHEECGGKFGQQLLWLGCERALSISQGATSFRIMQTTPTFSVEPQGGLSACTPINGWSTIIVPDKQTLVTDAGKLSVLDSLLRRLKEQGHRVLIYSQMTKMIDLLEEYMYHRKHTFMRLDGSSKISDRRDMVADFQKRADIFVFLLSTRAGGLGINLTAADTVIFYDSDWNPTVDQQAMDRAHRLGQTKQVTVYRLICKGTIEERILQRAREKSEIQRMVISGGNFKPDTLKPKEVVSLLLDDEEIEAKCPRSCISDSQRSEERKQHAEDARLESSLHHKERDRKRKLTALPVKADSKKPCLSDANGDRLGDTVQSNVNDGNQTSGAQAHFVNNNQQMLETADDYSVPTSPVKSEDETSNDGLVVDVDGPVVGSSSDSRQLRVSQFGEPVKVNRLDHHVSFSSGSGVRMRPTIRGTSKRGRPRGSRRGGPVGGKGRGLLLLHPPSKTVGNDPQSPASMSPTGGNATTDQILQHGGQGSSGPAEGDGPSTVGPLGPVGSLGSVSGRGGPPAIRRGPGRPRLRPTGPGHQGYRTPGHHHGRKVQRPLPVPLRSQQTIATVNQHKSPGQRSSGSGSSMPTATMNAGSSFPSSANESRPFGFYTQQQPRGSS, encoded by the exons ATGACAGATAGAGCACGCACAATGAGGTTGGAAGCAGAAATGGCTGCTCCTTTGCATCTGCAAAGATTGGAGCGCAGCCTCAATGTACAGCCCTTCTTGAGACAAATTAATGAGTTGTTCCAAGATCCAGCTAG CGAGGATGAGAAGTCTGTTTCGTCAGAGTCCTCTGAAGGATCGGACAATTACCTTGATAACGTGTTGATCCGAAAAGAAG AGGagagaattaataaattaaggCTGTATAATATGTCAAGTGTGGGAGAGGAACGCAGGTGGTTGCAAGATATTCTTCTGAGCGATTCATCGGATAGTTCGGCATCAGGATCTGACACAGATACTCCCATCACGGAAGAAGATTTTCAAGACATGCTAAAGTTTCACATACTTAGAAAAAAGTATCAAGGTCGCTTCTATCAGAAACCAGAG AATATACAGTACCAGTACTACAGTGCCGGCTTATTATCAAACTATGATCGATTTCTAGAACACCAAAAGTTGATAGTCGGtaataaaaagaagaaagaaaagaagccCGAGAAGAAGGTCATGAAAATCAAGAAGGAGAAGGTCCCCCGACACAGACCATCCAATGATTATCCT GATGGGGAATATCCAGAGGACGAATGGGATCGTACGATGCCCAGAGAAGAAGAACTGGATGAAGCCGAGTTAGAAGCAATAATGCGCCACCAGCCGCGGCAACGCGGCAGGAAAAAGCATAATAACAAAAGCCCGGAGGTAATGGCgatgaggaggaggaagatTTGGGTGATGATGTCTAAGAAAGAATTGGGAAAAGTACAAAGAGCGAAAACCAATAATCATAAGGAAATGTTAATTAGTTGTAAGAAAGTAGCGCAACACTGTATGAAATACTGGCGACAAAAGGCTATGCAA TCGCAGAAGAACATGAAGGAGACTATATGGAGAGCGAAGCGCCTCACGAGGGAGATGCAGTCGTATTGGAAACGTTACGATCGCGTCGAGCGGGAGACCAGGAGACGATTAGAAAAGGAGGCTGAGGAACAGAGAAAGATGGATGTCGAGCTGATCGAGGCGAAACGACAGCAAAGGAAACTAAATTTTCTTATTACACAGACCGAACTGTATGCTCACTTCATGTCCCGCAAATTGGGGAAAGCCTCGCCAGAAGAACAGTTGAGAATTTTAAATCAATTGGACGAAGAGAAAAATCCGAGACTTCTTGGAATCGACGATTATGATAG TGAAATCATGAAACAGAAAGCAAAGAGGAATGCCACCGAAGCATTTGACAATGAGAAAGCTAGAGCGAAACAGTTCGATACCGCTACAGCGTCCCAAGAATTACGACTTAGCGATACTCCTGAAACATTGGAGCATCCACAGCCTTCGATTTTCAAGGGAAATCTGAAGGGTTATCAATTGAAAGGGATGAATTGGTTAGCGAATTTATATGATCAG GGAATCAGCGGAATATTGGCGGACGAGATGGGATTGGGAAAAACCGTACAATCCATAGCGTTCTTATGCCATGTCGCTGAAAGATACT TGTGGGGACCGTTTCTGATCATATCCCCTGCGTCAACGTTGCACAATTGGCAGCAAGAAATGGCGCGATTCGTGCCAATGTTTAAAGTGGTTCCGTATTGGGGCAATCCTCAGGAACGCAAGATACTGAGACAGTTCTGGGACACTAAAGATCTGCATACGAAAGAGGCTTCGTTTCACGTAGTGATCACTAGCTACCAATTAGTCATAACCGACTACAAATACTTCAACAGAATAAAATGGCAGTACATGATCCTGGACGAAGCACAGGCTATAAAAAGCACCAGCAGTATGAGATGGAAATTGTTGCTCGGGTTCAGTTGTCGCAATAGATTGTTGCTCAGTGGCACACCGATTCAAAACAGCATGGCGGAGTTGTGGGCGTTGCTGCATTTTATAATGCCGACATTGTTCGATTCCCACGACGAATTCAACGAATGGTTTTCGAAAGACATAGAGAGTCATGCTGAAAATAAAACCGGGATCGACGAGAAGCATTTGTCGAGGCTGCACATGATTTTGAAACCGTTCATGCTGCGGAGGATAAAGAAGGACGTGGAGAACGAGTTGTCCGACAAGATAGAAGTGATGGTGTACTGCCCCCTTACAACGAGACAAAAATTATTATACTCAGCATTGAAAAAGAAGATTAGGATAGAGGATTTATTACACTACACGGTGGGCGGCGGCGACACCGCGACCAACGACAAAAATTTCACATCAAATCTTATGAATCTAGTCATGCAATTCCGAAAG GTTTGCAATCATCCAGAACTGTTTGAGCGCAGAGATGCTAGATCTCCATTCTTTATGCACACCGAGTTCTTCGAAATGCCAGCATTATTGTATATAGAGGGACTGCTGCATCTCTCGTTGCCATCCAAAGATCACTTGTTGTATAATAAGCTGTTTATATTTGCTACCGAACATTTGCATCGAACCCTTCACGATGGCAGCGAAAGTTCTCAAAATCCCTTCTCGTTTAGTAGATTCATTAATTTGACCCCAATGGAAATGAACAAAGTGTTCATCATTGGTATTTTATTCAG ATTATGTCTCGCGACATTGACGGAGAAGCGGATCAAAATCGCGCGTTACTGGGAGGACTGGAACGTCGACGAGAGGATAGATGTACCTAGGAACCAGATGTTCCTCTTGCCAAGGAAGACCGACGCCTCGTCGCAAGCATTGCAGGACTTAATTTTCACAGGGAGGATTATCGAGGGAGAGCCTGTATATACGCATAGTACACACGTTATTCATTCAATGCCTGAAACCGTTGCTCATCGAATCCTGCGTAGCAGCAAGAAGTCTGCCAATCAATCCATGAAG AGAATACTTCCGTCTACCAAAGTAGAACTAGAAGACTCGAAGGTGACTCTGCTCCCGGAGCATCTTCACCTCCCAAGACCACCGATAATGAGACTTTGCCAACAGACTACCATTCCATCCTTTATCTGCGATACGTATCCTAAG GTTCAAGCTAGTCCTCGAAAATTGTATGTTAGTAATAGTGGCGCAGCGTGCGCGTGGAGGAGGCACGAGGAATGCGGTGGGAAATTTGGCCAGCAGCTTCTGTGGCTCGGTTGCGAGCGAGCTCTCTCCATTTCGCAAGGAGCCACCAGTTTTCGCATAATGCAGACAACGCCGACCTTCTCCGTTGAACCTCAAGGCGGGCTGTCCGCGTGCACGCCGATCAATGGCTGGTCGACCATCATAGTACCAG ATAAGCAAACGTTGGTGACGGATGCCGGCAAACTTTCAGTATTGGACAGTCTTTTGCGACGTCTCAAGGAACAAGGTCACCGGGTTCTCATTTACTCGCAGATGACCAAGATGATAGACTTGCTAGAG GAGTATATGTATCACAGGAAACACACTTTCATGAGATTGGACGGTTCCTCGAAGATCTCTGATCGACGAGACATGGTAGCAGATTTCCAGAAACG GGCGGACATATTCGTCTTTTTGCTAAGCACACGAGCCGGGGGCCTGGGAATAAACCTCACCGCCGCAGACACG GTGATTTTTTACGACAGCGATTGGAACCCCACTGTGGATCAGCAGGCGATGGATCGCGCCCACAGGCTGGGTCAAACGAAACAGGTTACGGTGTATCGATTGATCTGCAAGGGAACCATCGAGGAGAGAATACTACAACGTGCTCGGGAGAAGAGCGAG ATCCAACGCATGGTGATAAGCGGCGGAAATTTCAAGCCGGACACTTTGAAGCCGAAAGAGGTCGTTTCTCTGCTGCTGGACGACGAGGAGATCGAAGCGAAAT GCCCGCGTTCCTGTATTTCAGACAGCCAACGGAGCGAGGAAAGAAAGCAACACGCGGAGGATGCTCGGCTCGAGTCGAGCCTACACCACAAGGAGAGGGACCGGAAAAGGAAGTTAACCGCGCTTCCGGTCAAG GCCGACTCGAAGAAGCCTTGTCTATCCGACGCTAACGGCGACAGGCTCGGAGACACCGTGCAATCGAACGTGAACGACGGTAACCAAACGAGTGGCGCTCAAGCGCACTTCGTCAACAATAATCAACAGATGCTGGAAACGGCGGATGACTATAGCGTGCCCACCAGCCCGGTCAAGTCCGAG GACGAGACAAGCAACGACGGCCTGGTCGTCGACGTGGACGGACCTGTCGTGGGAAGTTCCAGCGATTCGAGGCAACTGCGAGTCAGCCAGTTCGGAGAGCCGGTCAAGGTGAATCGTCTGGACCACCATGTCTCGTTCAGCAGCGGATCTGGTGTCCGGATGAGACCCACGATTCGGGGAACTAGTAAACGAGGCAGGCCCCGAGGTTCTCGCAGAGGAGGACCAGTCGGGGGCAAAGGCAGGGGTCTTCTTTTGCTTCATCCACCGTCGAAGACCGTCGGGAATGATCCTCAGTCGCCGGCGTCCATGTCACCCACCGGTGGCAACGCGACGACCGACCAGATTCTTCAGCATG GAGGTCAAGGATCGTCCGGTCCAGCGGAGGGCGACGGACCCAGCACGGTGGGTCCGCTGGGCCCGGTAGGGTCTCTGGGTTCTGTTTCGGGCAGAGGAGGCCCGCCGGCCATTCGCCGAGGACCCGGCCGACCTCGGCTCAGACCCACAGGCCCGGGACACCAAGGATACCGTACTCCGGGTCACCATCACGGCAGGAAGGTCCAGCGGCCGCTCCCGGTGCCGCTCAGGTCCCAGCAGACTATCGCCACCGTGAACCAGCACAAGTCACCGGGTCAGCGTTCCTCGGGGTCCGGGTCCTCGATGCCCACCGCGACCATGAACGCCGGCTCCTCGTTCCCTTCGTCGGCCAACGAGTCCAGACCATTCGGCTTCTACACGCAACAGCAGCCGCGCGGATCCTCCTAG